The Acidimicrobiia bacterium genome includes the window TGCGCGGCGATCTCGGTCGGCGTGATCGACGGTGTGCCGATGCTCGACCTCGAATACCGCGAGGACGTGCGCGCCGAGGTCGACATGAACGTCGTGATGACCGCGGGTCGCCGCTTCGTCGAGGTGCAGGGCACCGCGGAAGGCGCCGCGTTCTCGCGCGACGAGCTCGCGCAGCTCCTCGCGCTCGCGGAAGCGGGCATTGCGGAGATCGTCGAAGCGCAGGAGCAGATGATCGCGGTGGCACCGACTCCGCGATGACGCAGTCGCTCGGCCTGCCCCTGGTCCTCGCGACCGGCAACACCGACAAGGCGCGCGAGCTGTCCGAGCTGTTGAGCGACGCGCTCGACCGCGTGCTCGTGTCGGCGCCCGTCACCGTGGGCGACAAGCCGATCGGCTTCGTCGTCGAGCACCCGGATCGGTTCCCGGCGACGCTCGCCGCGATGACCCAGCTCGACGAGGCGCCCGACGTCGAGGAGATCGGCACCACCCTCGAGGAGAATGCGCGCATCAAGGCGCGCGGCGTCGGCACCGCGCTCGGGCTGCTCGCGGTCGCCGACGACACCGGTCTCGAGATCGACGCGCTCGGCGGCGCGCCCGGCGTCTACGCGGCGCGGTACGCAGGCCCGGATGCCACCTACGCCGACAACGTGAACAAGGCGCTGCGCGAGCTCGACGGTGTCGCGCCGCTGCGGCGGACCGCGCGCTTCGCGACGGTGGTGGTCGCGCGCACGCCGAGCGGCGACGAGGTCGTCGTGCGGGGCGAGGTCGAAGGGCTCATCACGAGCGAGCCGCACGGCACGAACGGGTTCGGATACGACTCGATCTTCGAACCTCTGGAAGGCGACGGGCGGACGTTCGCGCAGATGAGCGCCGACGAGAAGCACGCACTCTCGCACCGGGGCCGTGCGCTGCGCGCCCTCGTCGCCCGCGTGAAGGAGGACGAGGAGCGATGACGCTGCACCCGCAGGCGCGCGCGCTGCTCGACATGGTCGCGGCGACCGGTGGCATCGAGGTGTCGGACGCGCGCCTCGCGGAGATCCGGACCGGCTGGGCGATGCTCGTGGCGCTCGGATGCGGTGATCCCGAGGCCGTCGCCGAGGTCACCGATCTCGAGGTGCCGAGTCCCGCGGGCGCGGTGCCGATCCGCGCCTACCTCCCGGCCGAGGCCGACGCCAAGACCACCGACGGGCTGCCGGTCGTCGTCTTCTTCCACGGCGGGGGCTGGACCATCGGCAGCGTCGCCGACTACGACCCGATCGCGCGCCGCATCGCCAACGCGGCCGGCGCCCTCGTCGTGTCGGTCGACTACCGGCTCGCGCCCGAAGCGCCGCACCCGGCCGCGGTCGACGACTGCTGGGCCGCCACGACCTGGATCGCCGAGCACGCGGCCGACCTCGGCGGCGACGGCACCCGGCTCGCGCTCATGGGCGACAGCGCGGGCGGCAATCTTGCGGCGGTGATCGCCCAGCGGGCGGCGCGCGAAGGCGGCCCCGCGATCGCGCTGCAGGCTCTCATCTATCCGGTCGTCGACTGTGACATGACGCGAGGTTCGTACGAGCTCGACGGCGACGACCTGCTCCTCGACCGCACCCAGATGGAGTGGTTCTTCGACTGCTACACGCGCGGCGGCGCCGACCGCACGGACCCGACGATCTCGGCCGGCCGCGCCGACCTCGCCGATCTCGCGGGGCTGCCGCCGGCGGTGGTGATCACCGCGGAGTACGACCCGCTGCGCGACGAGGGCGAGGCGTACGCGGCCGCGCTGCGCGCCGCGGGCGTCGAGGTCGCGCACTCGCGCTACGACGGGATGATCCACGGCTTCTTCGGTCTCGGCGCACTGCTCGACGCGGGGAACGACGCCGTCGCCGAGGTGGGACGAGCCGTGCGCGCGGCGTTCGGTACCCTCTGACGCAATGGCTGTCGTCGACATCGCGGGCTTCGTCGCCGATCTCAAGGACCACGCGGTCGAGCACTGCTTCCACGTGCACGACGAGCGCCACTTCGTCGAGTCGTATTCGCTGCGCCAGACGTGGGAGGTCGACCTCCACCCCGAAGAGGGCTGCGAGGGACCGGTCGACCTCTACCTCTCGCTCGTGATCGACCCGCGCGTGCTGCTCGGCTTCGAGGACGCGGTCATCGGTCTCCCCGACGACGACGAGCCCGAGGACACGTACTACTTCCCGCTCGACTTCACGTGGGCGTTGCCGCCGCTCCCGAGCGGGCCGAACCTGCTGGAGCTCGCGACCGAGCTCGCGGGCGTCGGCGGACCCGATCTTCCGCTCGAGGTGTCGGCGACCGACTCGTTCCCGTCGGCGACCGACGCGCCGGAGCGCACGCTGCGGATCGTCGCGCACCAACAGGTCTCGCTCGTGCGGATCCGCGCCGGCGACGAGGTGCCGTGCGAGATGCTCGAACGCTGTCTCAGCGTGAGCCGCTATCTGCTCGACCGCGCGCCCGAGTGGTTGAGCTGAGTCACGAGGAAGCGGCGGCCGAGCATCGCGGTCGCGTCTTCCGCGGGTACCGCGCGCGAGAAGAGGAAGCCTTGCATCGCGTCGCAGCCCAGGCGGGCGAGCGTCTCGAGGTGCGCGGCGCGCTCGACGCCCTCGGCCACGCACTCCATGCCGAGCGCGTGCGCGAGCTCGATCACCGACGCGACGATCGTCGCGCCCTGCGGGTCGAGGCCGAGCTCGAGCACGAACGACTGGTCGATCTTGAGCACGGTCACGGGCAGCCGGCGCAGGTAGCTCAGCGACGAGTAGCCGGTGCCGAAGTCGTCGATCGCGAGCGAGACGCCGAGCGCGCGGAGCCGCTGCAAGGTGTCGATCGTCGTCGGCGTGTCCTGCATGAGCAGTGACTCGGTGATCTCGATGCACAGCCGGTCCGCGGGCGCGCCCGTCTCGGCGAGCGCCGACGCGACCTCGTCGACGAGGTCGAGCTGACCGAGCTGCGAGGCCGACAGGTTCACCGAGACCCACGGGCACGACCCGTCGGGAGCCGCGGCGGCGAAGCGCACGATCTGCTCGCACGCGGTGCGCAGGAAGCGCATGCCCATCGGCACGATGAGTCCCGTGTCCTCGGCGACCGCGAGGAACTCGCCGGGGCCGACGATGCCGTGACCGGGTCGGTCCCAGCGCGCCAGCGCCTCGAAGCCGACGACCTCGCCGCCGCGCGTCGTCACGACCGGTTGGTAGTGCAGGCAGAGCTCGTCCTCGTCGAGCGCGCGCCGGAACGCGAGCTCGGTCTCGATGCGTACCGCGACGGCCGAACGCAGGTGCTCGTCGAACAGCTCGACGCGGTTGCGGCCGCGCTCCTTCGCCCGGTACGCGGCGATGTCGGCGTGCTTCAGCATCGTGTCGGCTTCGCCCTCGCCGCCCGCGACGACGACGCCGATGCTCGCGCCGACGTACATCTGGGTGCCGCGCACCGAGAACGGCTCGTCGAGCGACGCGCGCACGCGCTCCGCGATCGCGACCGCTTCGGCCGCGTCGGCGACGTCGGGACACACGATGACGAACTCGTCGCCGCCGAAGCGACCCGCGGTGTCGCCCTCGCGCACGGCTTCGCGGAGCCGGCCCGCCGCGGTGACGAGCACGTCGTCGCCGGCGACGTGACCGAAGCTGTCGTTCACGCGCTTGAAGTGGTCGAGGTCGATGAAGAGGATCGCGACCTCGCTCGCGCGCCGGCGTGCGCCCGCGAGCGCGAGGTCGAGGTGGTCGATGAGCAGGTTGCGCAGCGGCAGGTCGGTGAGCGCGTCGTGGGTCGCCTCGTACGCGAGCCGCTCCTCGAACTGGCGGCGCTCGGTGACGTCGACGATCTGTCCGAGGCTGTAGTGCGGCGCGCCTTCCGAGTCCTGCACGATCGTCACGTGGACGCGGCACCAGATCCAGTCGCCCGACTTGCGCCGGTACCGCTTCTCGATCACGTAGCTCGGCAGGTCGCCGTGGTAGGTGCGCTCGTGCAGCGCGACGTTGTGGTCGAGGTCGTCGGGGTGCGTGAGATCCGTGAACGAGTAATCGAGCAGCTCGTCCGCCGTGTAGCCGAGCATGCGGCAGAACGCGGGGTTCACGCGGAAGAAGTGGCCGTCTTCCCGCAGCATTGCAATGCCGATCGGCGCGTGCTGGAACGCCTCTTCGAACCGCACCTGCGCGGCGTGCAGGTTGGCCTCGATGCGCCGGCGCTCCGAGATGTCGCGCAGGTTGACCGCGATGCCGTCGACGAGCGGGTCGTCGAGCAGGTTCACCCCGAGCGCTTCGAGGTAGAGCCAGCTGCCGTCGGCGTGGCGGAGGCGCAGCTCGAGCGGATCGGGCTCGGTCGCGCCTTCGATCGAGCGCGCCACCGCGGCGAACGTGTCCTCGAGGTCGTCGGGATGGATGAGCTCGACCGCGCTCACGCCGAGCAGCTCGGTCTCGCGGTAGCCGAGGATCTCGCCGACCGCCCCACTCACGTACGTGATGCGCAGCTCCGGGTCGATCACCGCGACGATGTCGGACGAGCGCGCGATGAGCGTGCGGAAGCGCCGTTCGTTCTGCTCGATCTCGACGCTGCTCTCGACGACGTCGGTGATGTCGGTGAGCGAGACCGCGACGACGTCGGGCGTTCCGTCGGGGTTCGTCTCGACGACCACCGCGTTCGCCGACAGCCAACGGCTCACATGGCCGTCGGCGTCCGCGGCGCCCATGACCGCGTCCCGAACCGGTTCGCCCGTCGCGCGCGTGCGGTCGGCGGGGCGCTCGGCGTTGGGGATCTCGGTGCCGTCCCGCCGCACGAGCTTCCACGCGAGCTCCTGCGTCGTGCGGCTGAGCATGTCGTCCGCGGGCAGACCGAGCATCTGCTCCGCGGCCGGGTTGCACGCAATGATGCGGCCGCCCTCGCCCGACAGGATGATGCCCTCGGCGAGGGAGTCGAGCACGCGGCGGTGGCGCGCCTCGCTCGCGCGCAACGCGGACTCGGCCTTCTCGCGCTCGGTGACGTCCTTGACGTCGAGCACGACGCCCTCGATGTCGGGATCCGCGAGCAGGTTCGTCAGCGTGCCCTCGATCGAACGCCAGGT containing:
- the rdgB gene encoding RdgB/HAM1 family non-canonical purine NTP pyrophosphatase — protein: MTQSLGLPLVLATGNTDKARELSELLSDALDRVLVSAPVTVGDKPIGFVVEHPDRFPATLAAMTQLDEAPDVEEIGTTLEENARIKARGVGTALGLLAVADDTGLEIDALGGAPGVYAARYAGPDATYADNVNKALRELDGVAPLRRTARFATVVVARTPSGDEVVVRGEVEGLITSEPHGTNGFGYDSIFEPLEGDGRTFAQMSADEKHALSHRGRALRALVARVKEDEER
- a CDS encoding alpha/beta hydrolase; the encoded protein is MTLHPQARALLDMVAATGGIEVSDARLAEIRTGWAMLVALGCGDPEAVAEVTDLEVPSPAGAVPIRAYLPAEADAKTTDGLPVVVFFHGGGWTIGSVADYDPIARRIANAAGALVVSVDYRLAPEAPHPAAVDDCWAATTWIAEHAADLGGDGTRLALMGDSAGGNLAAVIAQRAAREGGPAIALQALIYPVVDCDMTRGSYELDGDDLLLDRTQMEWFFDCYTRGGADRTDPTISAGRADLADLAGLPPAVVITAEYDPLRDEGEAYAAALRAAGVEVAHSRYDGMIHGFFGLGALLDAGNDAVAEVGRAVRAAFGTL
- a CDS encoding EAL domain-containing protein translates to MSPGPDADPIADRRLAAVVSRSRALTGVLARDGTPRYLSPAALELHTGLVDRDVEDLEFAVDRIHPDDFGVLAHSFATALEQPEHPVPVHYRIKFVDGTWRSIEGTLTNLLADPDIEGVVLDVKDVTEREKAESALRASEARHRRVLDSLAEGIILSGEGGRIIACNPAAEQMLGLPADDMLSRTTQELAWKLVRRDGTEIPNAERPADRTRATGEPVRDAVMGAADADGHVSRWLSANAVVVETNPDGTPDVVAVSLTDITDVVESSVEIEQNERRFRTLIARSSDIVAVIDPELRITYVSGAVGEILGYRETELLGVSAVELIHPDDLEDTFAAVARSIEGATEPDPLELRLRHADGSWLYLEALGVNLLDDPLVDGIAVNLRDISERRRIEANLHAAQVRFEEAFQHAPIGIAMLREDGHFFRVNPAFCRMLGYTADELLDYSFTDLTHPDDLDHNVALHERTYHGDLPSYVIEKRYRRKSGDWIWCRVHVTIVQDSEGAPHYSLGQIVDVTERRQFEERLAYEATHDALTDLPLRNLLIDHLDLALAGARRRASEVAILFIDLDHFKRVNDSFGHVAGDDVLVTAAGRLREAVREGDTAGRFGGDEFVIVCPDVADAAEAVAIAERVRASLDEPFSVRGTQMYVGASIGVVVAGGEGEADTMLKHADIAAYRAKERGRNRVELFDEHLRSAVAVRIETELAFRRALDEDELCLHYQPVVTTRGGEVVGFEALARWDRPGHGIVGPGEFLAVAEDTGLIVPMGMRFLRTACEQIVRFAAAAPDGSCPWVSVNLSASQLGQLDLVDEVASALAETGAPADRLCIEITESLLMQDTPTTIDTLQRLRALGVSLAIDDFGTGYSSLSYLRRLPVTVLKIDQSFVLELGLDPQGATIVASVIELAHALGMECVAEGVERAAHLETLARLGCDAMQGFLFSRAVPAEDATAMLGRRFLVTQLNHSGARSSR